In a genomic window of Primulina huaijiensis isolate GDHJ02 chromosome 10, ASM1229523v2, whole genome shotgun sequence:
- the LOC140986232 gene encoding mitogen-activated protein kinase kinase kinase YODA-like gives MPSWWGKSWSKEEKKKKSEESFIDTLHKKFKSPESKPSGRLGGSRKRSNDIVSERGSQSQAVSRSPSPSKHVARCQSFAERPQAQPLPLPGMRLRTANVRRTDSGIRESAKPKLERVSKSSLFPPLPRPTCIWQKPDPADMDDEVIVHSISSECSVESDDPADSHQRSPLATDYDVGSRTAAGSPSSFVRDQSSVTPTISRESPVTVNLSAKKTVSSPPKRRPSSGRVPNLQVPQYGAFFSAPDSSMSSPSRSPMRISGYEQVTGSAFPAGKLFPEHLLLGSGQCSSPGSGRTSGHNSMGGDMSGQLFWQPSRGSPEYSSNPSPRMASPGPSSRIHSGAVTPIHPRAGGGHYESMSNWPDDSKQQSHRLPLPPITISNSSPFSQPNSAVASPSVPRSPGRAENLASPGSRWKRGKLLGRGTFGHVYVGFNSETGEMCAMKEVTLFADDAKSKESAKQLGQEIALLSRLKHPNIVQYYGSETVGDRLYIYLEYVSGGSIHKILQEYGILGESAIRSYTQQILSGLAYLHAKNTVHRDIKGANILVDPNGRVKLADFGMAKHITGQTCPLSFKGSPYWMAPEVIRNSNGCNLAVDIWSLGCTVLEMATSKPPWSQYEGVAAMFKIGNSKELPPIPDHLSDDGKDFVRKCLQRNPQNRHTAAQLLEHPFVKSAVPLEKQILGYASSDYSPMSKAAKSMGIGNTRNLQSDPEKLAIHSSRVSKSNFNPSDVYIPRNISCPVSPIGSPLLHPRSPKHPSGRMSPSPISSPLTTSGSSTPLTGGMGAIPYNQSMLLPDGFSIIPKRPPSPCSNTLSYWDPDILKGVRSGSHAFRGLASCHNNALGRKFGRVAHAELYDRQSILADRVAQQLLRDPAQLNPSVDLNPSSPFPSHRMTGL, from the exons atGCCTTCATGGTGGGGAAAGTCTTGgtcaaaagaagaaaaaaagaaaaaatccgAAGAAAGTTTTATTGACACGTTGCATAAAAAGTTTAAGAGTCCGGAAAGTAAACCTTCAGGTAGATTAGGAGGATCTAGAAAACGCTCCAATGACATAGTTTCAGAGAGAGGGTCTCAATCACAGGCTGTGTCAAGATCTCCGTCACCTTCTAAACATGTTGCACGATGTCAAAGTTTTGCAGAAAGGCCTCAAGCCCAACCACTTCCACTGCCAGGCATGCGCCTGCGTACTGCAAATGTCCGTCGCACAGATTCTGGAATACGCGAATCAGCAAAACCAAAACTAGAAAGAGTCTCAAAATCGTCATTGTTTCCTCCTCTCCCAAGGCCAACATGCATTTGGCAAAAGCCAGACCCTGCAGATATGGATGACGAAGTCATAGTTCATTCAATCTCTAGTGAATGTTCCGTCGAAAGTGATGATCCAGCTGATTCTCACCAACGAAGTCCTCTGGCAACTGACTATGATGTTGGCAGTAGAACTGCTGCAGGCAGTCCTAG TTCTTTTGTTAGAGATCAGTCCTCTGTTACACCGACAATCTCAAGGGAGTCACCTGTTACAGTGAACCTCTCTGCTAAAAAGACTGTCTCATCACCCCCTAAAAGACGACCTTCGAGTGGTCGAGTACCAAATTTACAGGTCCCGCAGTATGGTGCCTTTTTCAGTGCTCCAGATAGCTCAATGTCTAGTCCTTCGAGAAGTCCAATGAGAATTTCTGGTTATGAGCAAGTTACTGGCTCTGCTTTTCCTGCCGGAAAGCTTTTTCCAGAACACCTGTTGCTCGGATCTGGTCAATGCTCAAGTCCTGGGTCAGGCCGGACTTCTGGGCATAATTCAATGGGAGGAGATATGTCAGGACAGTTATTCTGGCAGCCCAGCAGAGGAAGCCCAGAATATTCCTCTAACCCTAGTCCTAGAATGGCAAGTCCTGGCCCTAGTTCCAGAATTCACAGCGGTGCTGTGACACCAATTCATCCTAGAGCTGGAGGGGGACACTACGAATCAATGAGTAACTGGCCTGACGATTCAAAACAACAGAGTCACCGCCTGCCTCTTCCCCCCATAACAATTTCCAATTCTTCACCCTTCTCGCAGCCGAATTCTGCTGTGGCATCGCCTTCGGTACCACGCAGTCCTGGAAGAGCAGAGAACCTTGCAAGCCCTGGTTCGCGTTGGAAGAGAGGAAAATTGCTTGGTCGAGGCACATTTGGACATGTTTATGTTGGTTTTAACAG TGAGACCGGAGAGATGTGCGCCATGAAGGAGGTCACTTTATTTGCTGATGATGCAAAATCAAAGGAAAGTGCAAAGCAGTTGGGAcaa GAGATTGCGTTGTTGAGTCGCTTAAAGCATCCTAATATTGTGCAGTATTATGGATCTGAAACG gTGGGTgatagattatatatatatttggaataTGTGTCTGGTGGTTCTATCCATAAGATTCTACAAGAATATGGGATATTAGGAGAATCAGCCATTCGAAGTTATACTCAACAAATTTTGTCAGGGCTCGCATACTTACATGCTAAAAACACGGTGCATCG GGATATTAAAGGGGCCAACATACTTGTGGACCCAAATGGCCGCGTTAAGTTGGCAGATTTTGGCATGGCAAAGCAT ATTACAGGGCAAACCTGCCCCTTATCATTTAAAGGTAGCCCTTATTGGATGGCACCCGAG GTTATAAGAAATTCAAATGGCTGTAACCTTGCTGTTGATATATGGAGCCTTGGATGCACTGTTTTGGAAATGGCTACGTCAAAACCACCTTGGAGCCAGTATGAAGGG GTTGCTGCCATGTTCAAAATCGGGAACAGTAAAGAGCTTCCACCAATTCCAGATCATCTATCAGATGATGGAAAGGATTTTGTGAGAAAATGTTTGCAACGCAATCCCCAGAATCGCCATACAGCTGCTCAACTGTTGGAGCACCCTTTTGTAAAAAGTGCTGTTCCTTTGGAAAAACAGATATTGGGTTATGCATCTTCTGATTATTCTCCAATGTCAAAAGCTGCCAAATCCATG GGCATTGGTAATACGAGAAATCTACAGTCGGATCCTGAGAAACTTGCCATCCACTCATCTAGGGTGtcaaaatctaattttaatCCAAG TGATGTTTACATTCCAAGGAACATATCGTGCCCAGTCTCTCCAATTGGTAGTCCTCTTCTACATCCAAGATCTCCTAAGCATCCGAGTGGGAGGATGTCTCCGTCGCCCATATCTAGCCCCCTCACTACATCTGGCTCGTCCACACCTCTAACAGGTGGGATGGGTGCAATACCATATAATCAATCCATGCTACTGCCTGATGGATTTTCCATTATACCAAAGCGGCCACCAAGTCCCTGTTCCAATACCCTCTCTTACTGGGATCCGGACATTCTTAAAGGAGTGCGTTCTGGCTCTCATGCTTTTCGGGGACTGGCATCCTGCCACAACAATGCTCTTGGAAGGAAATTCGGTAGAGTCGCTCATGCAGAACTTTATGACCGACAATCTATCTTGGCTGATCGTGTGGCTCAGCAACTCCTGAGGGATCCTGCACAGTTGAATCCATCCGTTGATTTGAATCCCTCGTCTCCATTTCCATCCCACCGCATGACTGGTTTATGA
- the LOC140986234 gene encoding short-chain dehydrogenase TIC 32, chloroplastic-like yields MWFFSRKGTSGFSATSTAEQVTEGIDGSGLTAVVTGASSGIGAETSRVLALRGVHVIMAVRNLCTGNEVKQEIVKQVPDARVDAMELDLSSIASIRKFASKFSSLNLPLNILINNAGVMATPFTLSKDNIELQFATNHVGHFLLTDLMLETMKRTASESSREGRIVNVSSQRHKFSYPEGICFDKITDQSRYNRLSAYGQSKLANVLHANELARRLKEENVEITANSLHPGAIATNLFRHFGFVNGLVAVLVKHVMKNVQQGAATTCYLALHPDVKGVSGKYYSDCALAETSLQAKDHELAKKLWDFTSSAIDQSKA; encoded by the exons ATGTGGTTCTTTAGCAGAAAAGGGACGTCTGGATTCTCGGCTACCTCCACGGCGGAGCAAGTTACTGAAGGGATAGATGGTTCGGGTCTCACCGCCGTTGTTACAG GAGCTTCAAGTGGTATTGGAGCAGAAACATCAAGGGTTCTTGCACTGCGTGGTGTCCATGTCATAATGGCTGTCAGAAATCTCTGTACTGGAAATGAGGTCAAACAAGAAATTGTTAAACAAGTTCCCGATGCAAGAGTTGATGCTATGGAGTTAGATCTCAGTTCAATTGCATCGATCAGGAAGTTTGCGTCAAAGTTCAGTTCCTTGAACCTACCGCTAAATATACTCAT TAATAATGCTGGAGTTATGGCAACACCTTTCACGCTTTCAAAAGACAACATAGAGCTGCAGTTTGCAACAAATCACGTGG GACATTTCCTACTGACAGATTTGATGTTGGAAACCATGAAGAGAACAGCTAGCGAAAGTAGTCGAGAAGGAAGGATTGTCAATGTCTCATCCCAGCGACACAAGTTTTCATATCCTGAAGGGATCTGCTTTGATAAAATTACTGATCAATCAAG GTATAACCGCTTATCTGCATACGGACAATCAAAACTTGCTAATGTGCTACATGCTAATGAACTAGCAAGGCGTTTGAAG GAAGAGAACGTCGAGATAACAGCCAACTCACTTCATCCAGGAGCAATTGCCACCAACCTGTTTCGTCATTTTGGATTTGTTAATG GCCTTGTTGCTGTTCTTGTTAAGCATGTGATGAAAAATGTTCAGCAG GGAGCAGCAACAACCTGCTATTTGGCGTTGCATCCAGATGTTAAGGGTGTGAGTGGGAAGTATTACTCGGACTGTGCGTTAGCTGAGACAAGCTTGCAAGCTAAGGATCATGAACTGGCCAAAAAATTGTGGGATTTCACGAGTAGTGCGATAGACCAATCCAAGGCATAG